DNA from Vulpes vulpes isolate BD-2025 chromosome 9, VulVul3, whole genome shotgun sequence:
cagggatccctgggtggcgcagcggtttggcgcctgcctttggcccagggcgcgatcctggagacccgggatcgaatcccacgtcaggctcccggtgcatggagcctgcttcgccctctgcctatgtctctgcctctctttctctctgtgactatcataaataaataaaaaattaaaaaaaaaaaaagaaataaaaagaaactcataTACCACTTACTTCAAAGTGCAATTTCCAGAATATTTAGAGCACATACACAAAATGAAAGTGTGTGACACTCTGCACAGCGTGAGATTTGGGGTCGGAGGACCCAGTGGTGCTATCTTCACCACTTCCTGTCAGCGTGACTTGAGCAATTTACACTCTTCCTCATGTGGACCAGGGGGTCTCATCCGGAAATGATCCTACCCCAGGGGACACTGGGCCGTGTCTGGGGACATCTGTGGTTGGCAGGAGTggtgcagggggcagagcagccaTAGAGAGAACAGAACTGTCCGCCCACCGGGCTTTTCAGCTAACTGGCGAGGTTCCCACGCGGGGCCCGGCCTGCCCTGGCCTCTCTGGGGATGTTCTCCCCCGACGTCCTCATTTATAAACCTACCACAGCTGCATAAAGGTTCAGAACGAGAGGAGCTGTGTTGGGAGGCAAGGTTATAGTCTTAAAAGAATTTGTTTGTATTCTTTAAAGGTTGCTTGACATTTTGAGCAAAAaacaggaaggacagaaggaactCCCCCTGGTCCTGCAGGCAGAACTGGGCTGAGCCAGGATACCTGGTTCCGTGGGTTTCTCCCGGGCACAGTCACCCTCTCTGTGGGTCTTACACCCTTAGTCTGGAAGTAGTTGGGAGAGTCATGTGCAGGTTGTAGAAGCTTCAAAGAGTGTTGGGTTTTCTAGAACTCCCACCCATGGCCGTTTTAACTGAGCAAGGCTGGGAGACGGGAGTCCCAGCATCCGGGGGCCTTCaggcttccccaccccctcctgtgGCAGCCTGGAGCCTGGTAGAGAAAGCACCTTCTCTGCAGCTGCCCAGCCGTGAGTTCAGATGTTGGCCCGTGGTTGGAACTCCATGTGTCCACCTAGCGTCTTGGGGGACCCAGCAGGGACCCCTGCCTGGGTTTGATCTCCAAGTTGACTGTCAGGTGCCCCGTGGACTTGAGGCCAGCCTGGCGTGGGGAGCTGCCAGGGAGGACATGTGTCCTGTCCTTTGCAGGACGTGCCTGTGCACAGCGACAAGCACAGGGCAAGACCTAAGGGacgggggcaggggagcagggagtgGGCAGCGGCGGCTCCAGGCCTCACCTCCgggctctctgtctctgttccaCCGGGGCTGCCACAGGCTAGCAGGAGTAGAACCCAGGCCCCAGGAGCCTGCGGTCGAGCTCTGGCACCTTCGCGGTTGCTCTGGTTGCAAGCCTGGCGACGCCGCTCTGCCTGCTGCTGCCATGGCAACCTGGGGAAGGGGCAGCTGAGTCACGGCGGGGGTTCCCGGAAGGCAGGGCTGCCTGGGGAGCGCGCTGGCACCCTGGTTGCTTCCTTACTGGATGGGCCCTCCTGAGGTCCTGGAGGTGGCAGGGGCTGAAGGGGGCCCCACTCTGAGCCAGCGGGGGGCATTTGGCTGTGGTCTGGCCTCTATTTCCTGTAGAGGAAATTGAGCTCCAGCTCACCGGGAACTGGGGAAATGCTTCGCTCTCATACCTGCTGTTCTGCGTCCCTCTGGGAATCCTTCTCTGCACTGTGGGCCCTGCCTGGCCGACTGCTCAGCACGGCTTGCCTTTTCTCTTCTGTGCTGATCCTAGGATGGCGGCTCTCTGGACCAGGTGTTGAAGGAAGCCAAGAGAATCCCTGAGGAGATCCTGGGGAAGGTCAGCATTGCGGTAAGTGTGCGGACTCCGGCTCCCCCGCGGGCCACTGCCACACTGGGCTGTGTGCACAGTCCTGGCCCCGCGCTCTGTGTGGGTTTATTCTTAACCTGCCCCCTTACACCTTACGTGTGGCCAGAGTTGGACAAACCGCTGGAACCAGGTGGTGTGGCCCATGCCCGTCTCTGCAACTGCGGGGCTGGCAAGGGGCATCTCTGTAAAATGCACACGATACTTCCCTGCCCCTATAGGGTCCCAGCCACGTGGTATCCCACAGTGCTGTCATCACTTACGGGGCCTCACCGTAAACCCAGCATGGAAGCATTAGACAGACAATGCCCGTTGGACTTGTGTGACCCTCAGGGCAGGGCAGCCGGGTTGTacacccccagccctcctgctgGACCCTGGGCCGGAGcctgggcctggccctggcccagtCCCTGCTGAGTGTCCGCCTGGCAGGTGGGCAGTGGGTGAGGGTGGGTGAGCCGGGCATCTGCCCGCAGGCCTGGGACGCTGTGGCCGTCCCTGCCACTCTCACCTGCTCCGTCCCTCAACATGGGGGCTCCCTGAACTCGTGCCAGACAAGCAGCCCCTCAGGTCTGCCTGGGGCTCTGCCCTGCTGACCCATCCCTGGGGCTCCCCCTCAGGTTCTCCGGGGTTTGGCGTATCTCCGGGAGAAGCACCAGATCATGCACCGAGGTGAGCCGGGTGGGGACACCTAGGGGTCGAGTGGGGCTGGCAGGCAGGCCGGGCCCGCCTCACCTGCAGCTGCCTCTGCCCTCAGACGTGAAACCATCCAACATCCTCGTCAACTCCCGAGGGGAGATtaagctgtgtgattttggggtGAGCGGCCAGCTCATCGACTCCATGGCCAACTCCTTCGTGGGAACTCGGTCCTACATGTCTGTGAGTCCGTCTGTACCCTATCCTGTCCTGTCAGCACTTCCCTGTTTTCAGAAGATTTTGCAAAGCTTGAGGTTTTCCCAAATACACCGTGTTTCTGCAGGGTTTCTCCTTTCCGTCCAAATTCTAGCAGCGGTTGTCTCCTTGATCAGGGTTTTCGCTGGAAATGCCTGGTTGCTTTCTGCCAGCAGTAAGAGATGGGTCCAGGAGAGCGGTCAGTTAGTTTCTGAGCCAAGAGACTACCCCTCAGGTATCTCAGGAAACGTCTGGGTGATCCCAGGAGCGGACTCTGAGAAGTTAGTTTTTTGGACTGTTATGGAAAAGGAGGCATCCCGCTGTCTTCCCTGGGTTGGTCATCCTTTTCCAAAAGTGCAAAAGATTTGGGTGTTGAGCACTGTTGTCAGTGCTGGCTGGGAGCTTCGCTGCCCCACAGCAGGTGCAGGGAGAAGATGGAGTtgctttctttccattcccaGGTCTCTAGAGGGCGGCACGGACCAGGATGGGGCTGCAGGGGGAACAGTGTCGGTGGCAGGATGGCCAGGGACCCCGTGAGGGCTCCTGATGGAAGCCCCAGGTCCCAGCCACCATCCGGgcatttctttgctctttctcgCCGACAGCCAGAGCGGTTGCAGGGCACTCATTACTCAGTGCAGTCGGACATCTGGAGCATGGGCCTGTCCCTGGTGGAGCTGTCCATTGGAAGGTACCCCATCCCGCCACCAGATGCCAAGGAGCTAGAGGCCATCTTCGGCCGGCCCATGGTTGACGGGATAGAAGGAGAGCCTCACAGCATCTCACCACGGCCGAGACCCCCTGGACGCCCCATCAGCGGTATGGCCTGAATCTGGAACTTAGCATTTGGACAAGCAGTGATGCCCACGTGGGGAATGCAGTGCCCGAAGGTGGCagctgcctcccctctggccccTCTCAGCACCACCTGTCCCCCTGGGTCACGCTGGCTGTGGTCAGCAGTCCGCAGATGGTCCCGAGGCTTCTGGGGACAGTTCCCCAAACCGGTGCCATTCAAGGCAGCTGCGTGTGTCGTggccagctggggtgggggggtgggggcggttcTGGAGAGAACTCCTCAGCCGAGCCACTGGTTGGGTGGgttttccaacattttatcaCAGAAATGTTCAAACGTAGAGAATGGCCTGTAAGGATTGCCCGGCGAGCCACCCGTATGCCCACCGCCTGGACGCTGCAGCTAACGTTCTGCTGTTTGAGCCGGGCCTTTCAGAAACTGAAACTAACTTGTCTCAATTTCCTTGGGTGGCCTGTCCCGACACACCGTGTGAGAGGGGACGAAGgctggggggccccgggggtcacCTGGGCTCCCAGAGGACTCTCCATGCCTGCAGTGGtcccctgggaggtggggggctccCCAGGGGACCCCTGAACCAGAGGGGTTCAGGCTGACCTTCTGACCAtcttggaggtgggggtggggaagggttaTGGCGGGGGCAGCATAACTAGGAAGCGGCGCTGAAGATTCGGATTTCTTTAAGTCAAGTGACAGGAAGGGAGTTGAGTTGAGTCTGAAGGAATGTGCAGCGGAGTGCGGTCGGGCTGCGCTTGTCTGATACCAGCTTTATTGAGACCGACTTCGTGCTCCCCGGGACTCGCTTGTGGAATTGTGTATCTTCACAAGGTTGTGCCAGCATAACCGCTGTCTAGTTCCGAATGttctcatcaccccaaaaggaagcCCCATCCCTGTTAGTCAtcactccccctcctccctggcccccatGAACCCCCTTCCCATCCGTGGAGGAGCCTGTCCTGGATGTGTCACACACGTGGACTCCCACCCCGTGGGGCCTGCTGTGTCTGGTTCCCTCCCTGAGTGTCATGAGCTCGGGGTCCGTCCCCTGGGCGGCGTGGGTGCCTCGCCTTTGTCCGTGGCCATGTAGTCCCGTGTGTGGTGGACCGTGTTGTGTTATGTGTCTTCACCGCTGATGGACACAGGCCATCAAATAGTTGCATTTATGGTATTTTCAAGTCTAGCTCCTCTTTCCCTGGTGCCAGACCCACATCGCTGGGGTGTCTTGATTTTCTCTGCGGGgagaaccccacccccacccccatccgtGTCCTCGGGCCCTGGCTCCGTCCCTCCCAGCACCAACTCCCAGATGGCAGCACGGGTGTTCAGCTGCGGCCCCATCCCAGCAGGGAGGAGTGGCGGGCCATGCCAGGCCACCTTTGCCTGCCAgcacctcccccagccccggcctGCATGCCCATTTCAGGACAGGGGACAGAAGGCGAAAGTCCAGCTGCCAAACCTGGCCCTGGCCAGCTGGGTCGAAGACAGGGGTCAACTCCCCTAGCCGGTCGTCCATTCTGGGCAGCATTTGGGGCCTGATGCTGCTTCACCCGCAGCTCCCTGCAAGGTCACGCTGCCGTCCTTGCTCTTGGTCAGCAccaccccccacaccctgcctgtGCGCCAGAAACCAGGGGTTGTGACTTTGGCACAGCCTGGAAGCAGCACCGTGCCAAACGTGTGACTTCTCAAAAAATGCTCCTGTtcattttggtgttttgttttgttttgtttaattcacCGGAGGCTCAGAAAGAATCTGGTTTCCCAAGAAAGCAAGTTCCATAGCAAGGAGCCCGGCCAGGGCACCTCCCCTGGTTTGGGCCCGCGTGGGGGGAAGGGTACTCGGCCGACGCGCGCCTCACCCGTTTTTGTCTCTGCCCTGGCAGGTCATGGGACGGACAGCCGGCCAGCTATGGCCATCTTCGAGCTGCTGGACTATATTGTGAACGAGGTGCGTACCCGAAGCCCCTCTGGCACGTCTTCACACGGGCGGATTAAGCTCTTCAACTTGAAATTCCTTACCCGAAGGAAGGGAATTCCACACAGGGACTGGGTTTCTCTcgggaaggggtggagggcgggACAGGGACCTCTATCAGGTGTCGAAGTGCGTGGCCTTCCGCCCTACTCCCCAGGTCCCCCACTCTCCAGGAGTTTATGCCCCCAtatagcatgtgtgtgtgtgtatcggGGTGTGTAAAGACAAACCTGATGTTCCTGCCATACCCCTCCAAAGGCTGTGGCCCTGGAGCCAGCCCGCCAGCCCTCCCCAGAGCTGTCACCTGGTAGCTCTCTGAGCTTCTTGGAGCCCGTGTGGTCCTGAGTGATCCGCTGCCTCAGGGAAAGTTCAGGGAAGGAGGCACGGAGGGCCCGGCCCACCAGATCGTCCTCCCCTCCGTGTGAGCAGCTAGTGGGACTTGTACAGACGAGTAAGCTGCAGCTGAAGGATGGGAGCAGCCTCCTCAGGCGGCAGCTGGAAAGGAGCAGAGCGGGCCCTGACCCCACAGCCTGCCTCTCACAGGTTCTGTGGGCTGAAGAGTGCCTGCGGTGGCCCTTTGGAATCAGGGCAGAGAAATGGGGCGGCCGGGCTGCCCGTGGCACTGGCTTGGTGCGGGGCTCAGTGTTGAGGTGAGCGGCTCAGAGCAGGGTTGGTGATGACAGAACAGGACGGGCTGGCTCTGGTGACACAGCGTGCCCTGCACCTGGCAGCCACACCTAGGCCCGGCAAGCACGTCCTCCCGGGGAGCCTGCCggcacctcccacccccaaatgGGAGGAAGGCTCTGGGTTTCACCGGGCAGTCTGCCCGCTGCCTCCCCTGACAAGGGCCTGACCCTGCACACAGCTGTCCCCACCCTGGCACATGTGTACTGGGCCAGGCTGCTCGCGCTTCTGGAGctagctgccccacccccaccccaccccccagtgcTCCAGAACCCCAGCTGGAGACAGTGGCCCAGAGTGTGACACGTCCCTAAAGTGAGGCTGGGCCCTGTTCTCCTTCCTCCTGGAACCAGCTATGATCCCGAAACCGGAGCTTTCCATAGAACCCCGAAGACCCTAGCCAAGTTGGCAAGGCGGGTGACAGGGCCTGCAGGAAAGCTGCcagaaggtggggggtggggggtgcccccTCTAGCCAGGTGAAGGGACTGGGGCCAGGAAAGTTGCCTTTTGAGGGCCCCCAAAAAGTGCTGTGCTGTCCTCATGGGTTCAGGGCCAGGAAGCACCTTCTCCCTGTGATTCTCCAACCGCCCTTGAGCATCTGACCCCCACCCCTTTGCTGTCTCCCACAGCCGCCTCCCAAGCTGCCCAGTGGTGTCTTCACCCAGGACTTCCAGGAGTTTGTAAATAAATGGTAAGGTGGCACCACCTCCAACACGGTCTCGGGGCGGGCCGGGGCAGGGTGCCAGGCCGTCGGAGGCCCCGCCTGCCTCCTGGGATAGCTGCCCACACCCCAGCTGCCGACCCAGAGGCAAACTTCCTTCTTGGTCTCCGGCTGGATTGACTGTGGGACTGCCGGTGGGTAGAGGCATCTGGGGGACACCTGGAGCTCACCTGAGAACCTGGGTAGTTGTGGTGTCCAGCTGCTGTCCCCCATCTTGTCCTCAAAGCCCAGAACAAACCAGGATTTCAGATCTTTGGAAATGCCATTCCCGCCTTGCCTTCCACCAGCAGCCATCCCGGTTTCCTAATCCCTCAGCCCTATAACCCACCAGTGTCCAAACAAGCTTTTCATGTCGGGTTCTGGCAAGTGGCCAGCTGTTCTTGATGCATCAGCATGGGCCCGGGGCGAGCAGGCCCAGGACCAGGAAGGCCGCCCCCCTCACCGTGAGGGCAGTCCTGCGCGGCAGGACGGGTGGAGTCGGCCAGCCTCGCTGCTGCCTGGGGACTGCATCATGCAGCAGCAAACCTGCTCCTGGCGGTGAAGGCACCACCGGCCCTTTGCACAACCGCTGGCCAGCATGCTGCCGCAGAAACCCAATCATCTGTGTAAATGTTTTTCTACCCCGTGCGTTTTTGTTTGCGTCTGAACGGCCACTGTTTGTCCTCAGGCCAGTTTAAGCAACTGTTTTTAGGGGCAGTTCTGCTTTTTTATGAGGGGAAAAGTTCCATTTTGACATACTCCCGAATTGGGGGGATTTATTAGCAGTGTGGCTATGTTGGCTCTAGGCCTCAGACTGAGCAGCGGCCAGGGTGTCTCCACAGCCTTTGCCCTTCCCTCTTGTCCTGGTTGCCGACCCTTGCCCTTCCCCCCCAGGAGTCTTGGTCTTACACCAAAGGAGTAACAGAGCAGATTCTGTTCCCTGCTGCGTCCAGATCCAGATAGGCCAGGCACGGGGACTGGGCTGGCCTATTACGGCTCAAAACGCAAGTTCCCGTGGCCACTGACTAACTGCCCTGCCTTGTCTCCCTcgttctctgtcttcctctccagcCTAATAAAGAACCCAGCAGAGCGAGCAGATCTGAAGATGCTCATGGTAAGTGATCCTGGGGGGCACTGGCTCACCCCGGGGGGAGGGCAGACCGCAGCCAGCCTTCGAGCGGGCTCGGCCTCCTGGGGCGCGTGTCGAGCTGGAGAGCCCCGGTGGTGTCCTGACTCCATTAGCGGGGTGGTCTAGAGCAGCCGGGGCACCGTTGGTACGGAACAGCCCTGGCCGCAGGCACGGCCAGGGCTGTTATTGGGAGTGGTGGCACCCTAAGACCTCTGTGCCGCTCCTGCCTCGAGCACGGGGGCCCCGCAGGTCAAGGAGACCCAGGGCCCGCCAGCCTGCCTGTGAGTCCACGCTGTCTGATGCCCTTGAGAGCAAGGTGGGCGTCGGAGCTGCCTTTTCCCAGCCGGTGGGGGTGGGCTGCAAGCCCGTTGACGTGTGGCCTCAGTGGGCCAGGCATGTTCAGCGCCCTCCACTGCCAGCTCTCCTCACCCACACCCCTGCCGCGCCCGGGGCAGCCCGCCCTTCACATGCCTCCCCACACGAGACCGTGCCCGTGACAGTCACAGGTGCCGGCTCTCCGTGTCAGGCGTCCGAGCATCAGAACAAGAGCCCCTATTCACTGTCGGGACGCGGTCTTTCCAGGAGGGAGCCTCCAGCTCGGGGCCTCTGCAAAGGACAGTCCTCCCTAGGGGACACGTGCCGGGCTCCTCACCGCTGGCGTGTCTCCAGCCTGAGGTCACGGCGTCAGTGCCTCCCTTAGTTTCAGGGCTAGCCAGCATCTCCTGGTTGCGGGCGCCACCAAGAACACCGTGTGGGAAGGGTTGGTGTGTCCTGGTTCTTCCAAGAGTCTTGTCAGCTGTAGGGAGTTTCCAGTCTGTGTGTTAGAGCCACACATGACGTCACAGGTGCACGTTCATTGTGTGATATACAAATCCGTGACCTAGAGAAGGTCCTCGATGCTGAAGGCCCCGTGGGGCCCCCGAGTCTCTGCCCCACCTAAACCAACGTTGTAAGTGGCCCCGCTGTGGCCCCAGACCATGGAGTTCTGCCCCCCCCGTCCAGTCGTCCCCAAGCCTGGGAGTCTCATGGGGGACGAGACCTCCTCCCGTGGACCCAAGCCCCCATCCTGCCCGTCCCCTGCACACCCTGTGGGGACAGCATTGCTCACTCCCCCAGCCTCAGGCCAGGAACCTCTGGCGCACTGCTGTCCCCACGGGAACTCTGTCGGTGACTTAAAACGAAACAGAACGTAGGCTCCTGTTCTTCAGCCACAGGAGCCATATGTCACGGGCTTGGGAGCCTCACGTGGCCAGTGGCTGCCGCAGCAGACAGAGCAGCAGGAGCTTACTGGCATCACGGAGGCTTCTGTTCAGATCGGATGCTCTTGCTGGGGCGACTGTCCCCAGGGGCCCTGGGCGGGGGCGGTGCATATTTGGAGACATTTGTGGGCTTCACGATGGGGGCACTCTTGGCATCATGGGGATGGGGCCGGGGATGCTGCTCAACCCCCAGACCGTGACCTGGGCCCGACAAGCGCAGGGTACCCTCTGGCTCTGGCTTCCTGTGCGCCACGCGCCCGCCGGCCATCCTCCTTGCTGCAGGCGCTGCCGGCCGGTCGTTGACGCACCTGTCCTCTCCTTGCAGAGCCACACGTTCATCAAGCGGTCCGAGGTGGAAGAGGTGGATTTTGCCGGCTGGTTGTGTAAAACGCTGCGGCTGAACCAGCCCAGCACGCCCACGCGCACCGCCGTGTGACGGGGTCCCGCGGGTGACCTGTCCGCCGTCCCAcctgcgccccgcccctcccgcccagGACAGGCCAGcgcctcctctccccaccccagcctctccctctgccttccgcGGAGCTGCCCGCATACCCCGCGGTGGACACTGAGCCCCGCTCCCGCCTGTCCCAGCTGGTGTGGCCTCCGGTCCCCAGGGCGGGTGACGCTGCTCGCGGGGTCTTCTCAGACCTGCTTACTTAGGTTTCAAAcaaaacagggaaagaaaaagcaaactgtGCCCGTTGTACTTGGCGTTCCCTTTGTTCTGGGGGTCGGCCTCTGCTGCAGCCGCGGGGGGTTAGAGGGGCAGTAGGGGACGCCGCAGTCTCCAGGGGAGGCAGCCTCAGAGGGAGCCTCGCGCTCCTGCGTGTCGTCCCCCTCGTCCGACATCCGCCCGTGGAGGTGGTCGTGGGGTCcacttcctcccccttcccctaccTCTTGTCACGCCGCTgacccacctgcccccaggaggGACCCGCTCAGCCCCTCCCGGGCTTCAGGGAACAGACTCTTCTGACTCTTGACGGCAGCGGCCGAGCCGACGGTGGCAGAAGGAAGTGGCGGGCTTCCCAGCTGTCGGTGTGGCTGAGGAGCCTCGCAGATCCGGCAGAGGAGGCCTGCGCTGTCCCCACGCCCGCGGGCCGCACATGTGGGCAGGTGGCTCCCTGTGTCGCCTCTGCTCGCCCAGGGGATCGGAAGTGACTGCCCAGGCCCTCACAGGCCCGCCACGGctgctgggagaggggaggggtccTGTGTCCGACGGGAGGCACTTGCACACGGCTCAAGCCCCGGGCCTGGCCGCCCCGCCCGGAGGGAGAGCAGGGCCGCTTCTGAGGCTTCCCCTCGCCCCCCTCCAAGCTCTGAAGACGGCGAGGCTCGGGGCCGCCCCCCTAGGCACTGTGACGGCTCTCGGGTCCCAGCTGCTCTGCGGGGCGGCCTTTCCAGGCTCCTGTGCTTTTTCCTGTGGACACCAAAGAGGAGACAAGTTGCTGGCTCCTTCCACCGGCTTCCCAGGTTTCCGCCACTTCCATCCCCAAAGTCTCACCTGGTTGAGGGGAGAATAAAGAAGATACCCCGAAGTCCGCCGGTGTCGCTTTGTGGGG
Protein-coding regions in this window:
- the MAP2K2 gene encoding dual specificity mitogen-activated protein kinase kinase 2, translated to MLARRKPVLPALTINPAIAEGPSPTSEGASEANLVDLQKKLAELELDEQQKKRLEAFLTQKAKVGELKDDDFERISELGAGNGGVVTKVQHRPSGLIMARKLIHLEIKPAIRNQIIRELQVLHECNSPYIVGFYGAFYSDGEISICMEHMDGGSLDQVLKEAKRIPEEILGKVSIAVLRGLAYLREKHQIMHRDVKPSNILVNSRGEIKLCDFGVSGQLIDSMANSFVGTRSYMSPERLQGTHYSVQSDIWSMGLSLVELSIGRYPIPPPDAKELEAIFGRPMVDGIEGEPHSISPRPRPPGRPISGHGTDSRPAMAIFELLDYIVNEPPPKLPSGVFTQDFQEFVNKCLIKNPAERADLKMLMSHTFIKRSEVEEVDFAGWLCKTLRLNQPSTPTRTAV